A window of the Henckelia pumila isolate YLH828 chromosome 3, ASM3356847v2, whole genome shotgun sequence genome harbors these coding sequences:
- the LOC140892880 gene encoding probable mediator of RNA polymerase II transcription subunit 26b has product MGDASVSLDTWRDFFRSSNSDIFNVIEHAIMVAACDYPYDFKLKRDRIAEMLFVSQMTKCSGCDRTEPSVINCGGVENNNKSRTGTEESKANNNGCGDEFDESRRRAVKASWNCDNNWSFGDAEALTDEIDEEFKVFDEVLRIKEILGNKDEEPVELLFDSLRRLQLMHISLETLKVTHIGKSVKVLQKHASKDIQNLVAALMEEWRIMIDAWMKATTAITRSGEAETESVKMTAEEEEEGGLPSPPLDEGAFFTTTASMELSKFFDGMDDDGNLGNSGAFNKNQENSRELSLEKTDIPKLKLKDPGNSSIPPTSRKVEKKENQEATLKKQMLEPNRPQNGECPLAKPKPHCTESRLDGRKPPSNQSRPMKPKPALQPRVESNIKIQQKSDTGTIQKKPMPPKQKLDFNNEALVQMKLEVAKRKLQECYQAVENAKKRRTIQVVELHDLPKKSFAPRNNQHMKAGLSNKNRRR; this is encoded by the exons ATGGGCGATGCATCAGTGAGTCTCGATACATGGAGGGATTTTTTCAGAAgttcaaattctgatatcttTAATGTGATCGAGCATGCAATAATGGTTGCCGCCTGCGATTACCCTTACGACTTCAAATTGAAGAGGGATCGAATCGCTGAGATGTTATTCGTGAGTCAAATGACCAAGTGTTCTGGCTGTGATAGGACTGAACCTTCTGTTATAAATTGTGGTGGTGTGGAGAACAATAATAAAAGTAGGACTGGTACGGAGGAAAGCAAGGCGAACAATAATGGATGTGgtgatgaatttgatgaaagTCGAAGAAGGGCGGTGAAGGCGAGTTGGAATTGTGACAACAATTGGAGTTTCGGAGATGCTGAAGCATTGACTGATGAAATTGATGAAGAATTTAAGGTTTTTGATGAGGTTTTGAGGATCAAAGAAATTTTGGGTAATAAGGATGAAGAG CCGGTGGAGTTATTGTTTGATTCATTGAGGCGGCTTCAACTTATGCATATCTCCTTAGAGACACTAAAG GTTACTCACATTGGAAAGTCTGTTAAGGTTCTGCAAAAGCATGCTTCCAAGGATATTCAGAATCTTGTTGCGGCATTAatgga GGAATGGAGAATTATGATTGATGCATGGATGAAAGCTACAACAGCCATTACAAGAA GTGGAGAAGCCGAAACGGAATCAGTTAAAATGACcgctgaagaagaagaagagggagGGCTTCCGTCTCCTCCGCTAGATGAAGGAGCTTTCTTTACTACTACTGCTTCAATGGAGCTGTCAAAG TTCTTTGATGGCATGGATGATGATGGAA ACCTTGGAAACAGTGGGGCCTTCAACAAGAACCAAGAAAATAGCAGAGAGCTGTCCCTTGAGAAGACGGACATTCCGAAGTTGAAGCTCAAGGATCCCGGTAATTCAAGCATTCCTCCGACTAGCAGGAaggttgaaaagaaagaaaatcaggAAGCTACATTGAAGAAACAAATGCTTGAACCAAATAGGCCTCAAAATGGTGAATGTCCACTAGCCAAACCAAAACCACACTGTACTGAATCTCGACTAGATGGGCGAAAGCCTCCGAGCAATCAATCTAGGCCCATGAAACCAAAACCAGCGCTGCAGCCGAGGGTTGAGAGTAACATCAAGATTCAGCAGAAATCAGACACAGGCACAATTCAGAAAAAACCAATGCCTCCCAAACAG AAGTTGGATTTTAACAACGAGGCTTTGGTTCAGATGAAATTAGAGGTGGCAAAAAGAAAGCTACAAGAGTGTTATCAAGCAGTCGAAAATG CCAAGAAGCGGAGAACAATACAAGTGGTGGAGCTTCACGATCTTCCCAAAAAGAGTTTTGCGCCGAGGAATAATCAGCACATGAAGGCCGGCTTATCCAACAAGAACAGGCGCCGGTAG